From Desulfuromonas soudanensis, the proteins below share one genomic window:
- the secE gene encoding preprotein translocase subunit SecE, translating to MLGKTTQFLSNVKVELEKVTWPTRKDTYASTLVVIALVLAVAVFLWGVDSVLSAVIRTLLR from the coding sequence GTGCTAGGAAAAACGACGCAGTTTCTCAGCAATGTCAAAGTTGAGTTAGAGAAGGTGACCTGGCCCACCAGGAAGGACACTTACGCTTCGACGCTGGTGGTCATTGCCCTGGTCCTGGCTGTTGCCGTCTTTCTGTGGGGGGTCGATTCGGTTCTTTCGGCTGTGATCCGGACTCTCTTGCGCTGA
- the rpmG gene encoding 50S ribosomal protein L33, producing MRDIVTLSCTECKQRNYTTTKNKKTTPDKLEFNKYCRFCQKHTPHRETK from the coding sequence ATGCGCGACATCGTTACCCTGTCTTGCACTGAATGTAAACAGCGCAACTACACCACGACCAAGAACAAGAAAACGACGCCTGACAAGCTGGAATTCAATAAATATTGCCGGTTCTGTCAGAAACACACCCCTCACCGGGAAACCAAGTAG
- the tuf gene encoding elongation factor Tu: MAKAKFERTKPHVNIGTIGHVDHGKTTLTAAITNVLASRGGAVYKAFDQIDNAPEERERGITIATAHVEYETANRHYAHVDCPGHADYVKNMITGAAQMDGAILVCSAADGPMPQTREHILLARQVGVPSMVVFLNKADMVDDEELMELVELEIRELLSAYDFPGDDTPIIPGSALKALECGCGKEDCAACKPVLDLMDACDSFIPVPERAVDRPFLMPVEDVFSISGRGTVATGRIERGIVKIQEEIEIVGMKATTKTVVTGVEMFRKLLDQGQAGDNVGVLLRGVKREDIERGQVLAKPGSITPHTKFKAEAYILTKEEGGRHTPFFKGYRPQFYFRTTDVTGIVELPEGTEMVMPGDNIAMVVNLITPIAMDKELRFAIREGGRTVGAGVVSEIIE, translated from the coding sequence ATGGCCAAAGCAAAATTCGAAAGAACCAAGCCCCATGTCAATATCGGGACCATCGGTCACGTCGACCATGGGAAGACCACGCTGACCGCTGCCATCACCAACGTGCTGGCATCCCGCGGCGGCGCCGTGTACAAGGCCTTCGATCAGATCGACAACGCTCCCGAAGAGCGCGAGCGCGGCATCACCATCGCCACCGCCCACGTCGAGTATGAGACGGCCAACCGGCACTATGCCCATGTCGACTGCCCGGGTCACGCCGACTACGTCAAGAACATGATCACCGGTGCCGCTCAGATGGACGGTGCGATCCTGGTCTGTTCCGCCGCCGACGGTCCGATGCCCCAGACCCGCGAGCACATCCTTCTCGCCCGTCAGGTCGGCGTCCCCTCCATGGTCGTCTTTTTGAACAAGGCCGACATGGTGGACGACGAGGAGCTCATGGAGCTGGTCGAGCTCGAGATCCGCGAGCTTCTCTCCGCCTATGACTTTCCCGGCGACGACACGCCCATCATCCCCGGCAGCGCTCTCAAGGCCCTCGAGTGCGGCTGCGGCAAGGAAGATTGCGCCGCCTGCAAGCCGGTCCTCGACCTGATGGACGCCTGCGACAGCTTCATTCCGGTCCCCGAGCGGGCCGTCGACCGCCCCTTCCTGATGCCGGTCGAGGACGTCTTCTCGATCTCCGGTCGCGGCACCGTCGCCACCGGTCGTATCGAGCGCGGCATCGTCAAGATCCAGGAAGAGATCGAAATCGTCGGCATGAAGGCGACCACCAAGACCGTGGTCACCGGCGTCGAGATGTTCCGCAAGCTTCTCGATCAGGGTCAGGCCGGTGACAACGTCGGCGTACTGCTGCGCGGCGTCAAGCGCGAGGACATCGAGCGCGGCCAGGTTCTGGCCAAGCCCGGCAGCATCACCCCGCATACCAAGTTCAAGGCCGAGGCCTACATCCTGACCAAGGAAGAAGGGGGGCGCCACACGCCGTTCTTCAAGGGGTATCGTCCCCAGTTCTACTTCCGGACCACCGACGTGACCGGCATCGTCGAGCTCCCCGAGGGGACCGAGATGGTTATGCCTGGTGACAACATCGCCATGGTCGTCAATTTGATCACCCCGATCGCCATGGACAAGGAACTGCGCTTCGCCATCCGCGAAGGCGGCCGGACCGTCGGTGCCGGCGTCGTCAGCGAGATTATCGAGTAA
- a CDS encoding response regulator: MSRKKILLTDDVELLRGLERTFFRRRNFHLLVAQNGLQALEMARADVPDLVFVDLAMEDLPGDACCRLLKSDPLLASIPVVIVAPDGSGETYARCYRAGCDEVIRRPIDRQHLVAVTLRILDVTSRATSRARASLRVFCGRNQDELSAGTTLTLGTGGALIVAVPLLPVNSDVFLQFVLPGTGRLIACRGRVVWVSRRMPGIQAVVPQDEMGVEFLGLTPDDKEEIRAYLEREGFDSCS, translated from the coding sequence GTGAGTCGCAAAAAGATTCTGCTCACCGATGACGTCGAATTGCTGCGCGGGCTGGAAAGGACTTTTTTCCGCCGGCGGAACTTTCACCTGCTGGTGGCGCAGAACGGCCTGCAGGCGCTGGAGATGGCCCGGGCCGACGTTCCCGATCTGGTCTTTGTCGATCTCGCCATGGAGGATCTCCCCGGCGACGCCTGTTGCCGCCTTCTCAAGAGCGACCCCCTTCTGGCTTCCATACCCGTCGTCATCGTCGCTCCGGACGGGAGCGGGGAGACGTACGCCCGCTGTTATCGCGCCGGGTGCGACGAGGTCATCCGGCGCCCCATCGACCGGCAGCATCTGGTGGCCGTGACGCTGCGCATTCTCGACGTGACCTCCCGGGCGACATCCCGCGCCAGGGCCTCCCTCCGGGTCTTCTGCGGCCGCAATCAGGACGAACTCTCGGCCGGCACGACGCTGACCCTGGGGACAGGCGGCGCCCTGATTGTCGCCGTCCCCCTCCTCCCCGTGAACAGCGACGTCTTTCTCCAGTTCGTTCTCCCCGGGACGGGGCGCCTGATTGCCTGTCGCGGCCGCGTCGTCTGGGTGAGTCGGCGGATGCCGGGGATCCAGGCCGTCGTTCCCCAGGACGAGATGGGCGTGGAATTTCTCGGCCTGACGCCGGACGATAAAGAAGAAATCCGCGCCTATCTCGAAAGGGAAGGATTCGATTCCTGCTCCTGA
- the rlmB gene encoding 23S rRNA (guanosine(2251)-2'-O)-methyltransferase RlmB has protein sequence MSEFVYGINPVREGLQGVRRRPLEMFVARDQRSARIEELIAEAQTAGVPMRMRDKGDLDRLAGNPHHQGAVLRIEPFAYVAFEDLVALWRNSGEKAFFVVLDGITDPHNLGAILRSAEAGGCHGVIVPKDRACPVTGVVDKASAGALEHILLCQVTNLSRTLEALKGEGVWIYGLAGESATTLYQAELSGDLALVVGSEGAGMRPNVSRHCDHLLSIPMHGSVSSLNASVAAGVALFEVVRQRLGKEKGVQEG, from the coding sequence ATGTCGGAATTTGTTTACGGAATCAATCCGGTGCGGGAGGGGTTGCAGGGGGTGCGGCGGCGTCCCCTCGAAATGTTCGTCGCCCGCGATCAGCGTTCGGCGCGGATCGAGGAGTTGATCGCCGAGGCGCAGACGGCGGGGGTCCCGATGCGCATGCGGGACAAGGGGGATCTCGATCGGCTGGCGGGAAATCCCCATCATCAGGGGGCGGTGCTGCGCATCGAACCCTTCGCCTATGTGGCGTTCGAGGACCTGGTCGCACTGTGGCGCAATTCGGGGGAGAAGGCGTTCTTCGTCGTGCTCGACGGCATCACCGATCCCCATAACCTGGGGGCGATCCTGCGCAGCGCCGAGGCCGGCGGCTGCCACGGGGTCATCGTCCCCAAGGACCGGGCCTGCCCGGTGACGGGGGTGGTGGACAAGGCCAGCGCCGGAGCCCTGGAGCATATTCTCCTCTGTCAGGTGACCAACCTCTCCCGGACCCTCGAGGCCCTGAAAGGGGAGGGGGTGTGGATCTACGGTCTGGCCGGAGAGAGCGCCACCACCCTCTACCAGGCCGAACTTTCGGGGGACCTGGCTTTGGTGGTCGGCAGCGAAGGTGCGGGGATGCGCCCCAACGTCAGTCGCCACTGCGACCATCTTCTGTCGATCCCCATGCATGGCAGCGTTTCCTCCCTCAACGCCTCGGTCGCTGCGGGGGTGGCCCTCTTCGAGGTGGTGCGGCAACGGCTGGGAAAAGAGAAGGGTGTTCAGGAGGGATAA
- the pyrF gene encoding orotidine-5'-phosphate decarboxylase, producing the protein MNEEARKRLIFALDVDCFEDAEKWVKLLHRQVGLFKVGKQLFTRCGPEVVHMIRGEGGEVFLDLKYHDIPNTVAMAGVEACRLGVRMFNVHALGGREMMEKTVAEVDALYPRGNKDRPLLLAVTILTSSTEETLRGVGIDRPVSEMVPRLARLAQEAGMDGVVASPREVGLIRQACGGDFAVVTPGVRPGFAALDDQKRVTTPGEAIAAGADYLVIGRPIAAASDPVAAAEAILAEMTLALERV; encoded by the coding sequence ATGAACGAAGAAGCCAGAAAACGGCTGATTTTTGCCCTGGATGTCGACTGTTTCGAGGATGCGGAGAAATGGGTCAAGCTCCTGCATCGCCAGGTCGGACTCTTCAAGGTCGGCAAGCAGCTCTTTACCCGCTGCGGCCCGGAGGTGGTGCACATGATCCGCGGCGAGGGGGGGGAGGTCTTCCTCGATCTCAAGTATCACGACATACCCAACACCGTCGCCATGGCCGGCGTCGAGGCCTGTCGTCTCGGAGTCCGGATGTTCAACGTTCATGCCCTCGGCGGCCGGGAGATGATGGAAAAGACCGTGGCCGAAGTCGACGCCCTCTATCCCCGGGGAAACAAGGATCGTCCCCTGCTGCTGGCCGTGACGATCCTGACCTCCTCCACCGAGGAGACCCTGCGCGGCGTCGGCATCGATCGGCCGGTCTCCGAGATGGTGCCCCGTCTGGCGCGTCTCGCCCAGGAGGCGGGGATGGATGGCGTCGTCGCCTCTCCCCGGGAGGTCGGGCTGATCCGTCAGGCCTGCGGCGGGGATTTTGCCGTGGTCACCCCCGGCGTGCGCCCCGGTTTTGCCGCCCTCGACGACCAGAAGCGGGTGACGACTCCCGGCGAGGCGATCGCTGCCGGAGCCGACTATCTGGTCATCGGACGGCCGATCGCGGCGGCGAGCGACCCCGTCGCGGCGGCGGAGGCCATTCTCGCCGAAATGACCCTTGCCCTGGAGCGCGTCTGA
- a CDS encoding DUF4388 domain-containing protein, with protein MSKITIDSNGRIAVPQQAAREIGSRALELSSYSGQHLLLTSPDPGEPLVLTGILGELGVADLLSFFNMFRKTGVLRFYLAGGTKSLYFQQGEIVFATSTFPEEDLGEVLSSLGKVDQETLQKARQFATGRTTIGKILVDRKVVTPKDLWLASRNQVEAIVYHLFAFHQGSYSFVAKVLEKEEIVRLSMSTQNLIMEGLQRVDERALFLRRIPSFDLLPVPTGEKEEGLSPAEERMVRLLRQGRYDVRTTLRKSALGEFEALKILYHLLEKGAVRLEEAAEVAIDGDLGEILSVFNGALVSLFRRVSEKNSGFEQELRTFLRDLPQPFSYVFRDVSFQGDGAVDGTRILANLAGLEEGEKKRLLADALSEVVYMECIAARRDLGVSESADLIRRVQEISRRVKTLIGRSE; from the coding sequence ATGAGCAAGATCACCATTGACAGCAACGGTCGCATCGCCGTTCCCCAGCAGGCGGCCCGGGAGATCGGGTCCCGCGCCCTCGAACTCTCCTCCTACTCGGGTCAGCACCTGCTGCTGACCTCCCCCGATCCCGGTGAGCCGTTGGTCCTCACCGGGATCCTCGGCGAACTGGGGGTGGCCGATCTCCTCTCCTTTTTCAACATGTTCCGCAAGACCGGAGTGCTGCGCTTTTACCTTGCCGGCGGCACCAAGTCCCTCTACTTCCAGCAGGGAGAAATCGTCTTCGCCACCAGCACCTTCCCCGAGGAGGATCTGGGCGAGGTTCTCAGCTCCCTGGGAAAGGTCGACCAGGAGACGCTGCAGAAGGCCCGGCAGTTTGCCACCGGACGCACCACCATCGGCAAGATTCTCGTCGACAGGAAGGTCGTCACCCCCAAGGATCTGTGGCTGGCCAGCCGCAATCAGGTTGAAGCCATCGTCTACCATCTTTTCGCCTTTCATCAGGGGAGCTACTCCTTCGTCGCCAAGGTCCTCGAGAAGGAGGAAATCGTTCGCCTCTCCATGAGCACCCAGAACCTGATCATGGAGGGACTGCAGCGGGTCGATGAACGGGCCCTCTTTCTGCGCCGCATCCCCTCTTTCGATCTCTTGCCGGTGCCGACCGGCGAAAAGGAGGAGGGGCTCAGCCCCGCCGAGGAGCGCATGGTCCGGTTGCTCCGCCAGGGGCGCTACGACGTGAGGACGACCCTGCGCAAGAGCGCCCTCGGGGAGTTCGAAGCCCTCAAGATCCTCTACCACCTTCTCGAAAAGGGGGCGGTGCGCCTCGAGGAGGCCGCGGAGGTGGCCATCGACGGCGATCTCGGCGAGATCCTCTCGGTCTTCAACGGCGCCCTGGTCTCCCTTTTTCGCCGTGTCAGTGAAAAAAACAGCGGATTCGAGCAGGAATTGCGCACCTTTCTGCGGGATCTCCCCCAGCCCTTCTCCTACGTCTTCCGGGATGTCTCTTTCCAGGGAGACGGCGCCGTCGACGGCACCAGGATCCTGGCCAACCTTGCCGGCCTCGAGGAGGGGGAAAAGAAGCGCCTTCTCGCCGATGCCCTCAGCGAGGTGGTCTACATGGAATGTATCGCCGCGCGGCGGGATCTGGGCGTCAGCGAGTCGGCCGATCTGATCCGGCGGGTTCAGGAGATTTCCCGGCGCGTTAAAACCCTTATCGGGAGGAGTGAATGA
- a CDS encoding proline--tRNA ligase, whose translation MRYSEYLLSTLKETPADAEITSHQLMLRAGMIRKVAAGIYSYLPLGLRSIRKVERIIREEMERAGAIELLMPMVIPAELWEESGRWEQYGKELMRLKDRKDTSFCLGPTHEEVITDIVRREVRSYRQLPLNLYQIQGKFRDEIRPRFGLMRGREFIMKDAYSFDIDEQGLDVAYEKMYQAYRRIFERCGLKFRAVEADTGNIGGTASHEFMVLADSGEDAIVSCDSCQYAANVEKAEVRNSVASPPAPTLEMSRVLTPARKTIEEVALFLETAPERLVKTLILQTDGGEHLAVLLRGDRELNEIKLCRLLGCNEVELASEETVIRVTGAPSGFAGPVGLSLRILADHEVAGMADFICGANEKDLHLAGVNLGRDFSVEALADLRQAVAGDPCPRCAGKLESWRGIEVGHVFKLGTKYSKALNATVLDDQGQERLLIMGCYGIGVGRTVAAAIEQNHDENGIIFPMPIAPFQVLVTMVNPNDEAVNAAAVDLYRALQDSGIEVLLDDRDERPGSKFKDADLIGIPLRVTVGARGLKEGALELQERRGGERTMLPLAEAAGLLTERVRKALL comes from the coding sequence ATGCGCTACAGCGAATATCTTCTGTCGACTCTCAAGGAAACCCCCGCCGACGCCGAGATTACCAGCCATCAGCTCATGCTGCGGGCCGGCATGATCCGCAAGGTCGCTGCCGGGATCTACAGCTACCTCCCCCTGGGGCTGCGCTCCATCCGCAAGGTGGAGCGGATCATCCGCGAGGAGATGGAGCGCGCCGGAGCCATCGAACTGCTGATGCCGATGGTCATCCCCGCCGAACTCTGGGAGGAGTCGGGGCGCTGGGAGCAGTACGGCAAGGAGCTGATGCGCCTCAAGGACCGCAAGGACACCTCTTTCTGCCTCGGCCCGACCCATGAGGAGGTCATTACCGATATCGTCCGCCGCGAGGTCCGCTCCTACCGGCAGCTCCCCCTCAACCTTTACCAGATTCAGGGGAAGTTCCGCGACGAGATCCGCCCCCGCTTCGGGCTCATGCGCGGCCGCGAATTCATCATGAAGGATGCCTACTCCTTCGACATCGACGAGCAGGGGCTGGACGTCGCCTACGAGAAGATGTATCAGGCCTATCGGCGGATCTTTGAACGCTGCGGCCTGAAATTCCGGGCGGTGGAGGCCGACACCGGCAACATCGGCGGCACCGCCTCCCACGAATTCATGGTTCTGGCCGATTCGGGGGAAGACGCCATCGTCTCCTGCGACAGCTGCCAGTATGCGGCCAACGTCGAGAAGGCCGAGGTCCGGAATTCCGTCGCCTCTCCTCCGGCACCGACTTTGGAGATGTCCCGGGTTTTGACTCCGGCGCGCAAGACCATCGAGGAGGTGGCCCTCTTCCTCGAGACGGCTCCCGAGCGCCTGGTCAAGACGTTGATCCTGCAGACCGACGGCGGCGAACATCTCGCCGTCCTCCTGCGCGGCGACCGCGAACTCAACGAGATCAAGCTCTGCCGGCTTCTCGGGTGCAACGAGGTCGAACTGGCCAGCGAGGAGACGGTGATCCGGGTCACCGGCGCGCCGAGCGGTTTTGCCGGCCCCGTCGGCCTTTCTTTGCGCATCCTCGCCGACCACGAGGTGGCGGGGATGGCCGACTTCATCTGCGGCGCCAACGAGAAGGACCTGCACCTCGCCGGCGTCAATCTCGGTCGGGATTTTTCCGTGGAGGCTCTGGCCGATCTGCGCCAGGCCGTGGCCGGCGACCCGTGCCCGCGCTGCGCCGGCAAACTGGAGAGCTGGCGGGGGATCGAGGTCGGTCACGTCTTCAAGCTCGGCACCAAGTACTCCAAGGCCCTGAACGCCACGGTCCTCGACGACCAGGGGCAGGAGCGGCTGCTGATCATGGGGTGCTACGGGATCGGCGTCGGCCGCACCGTCGCCGCGGCCATCGAGCAGAACCACGACGAGAACGGGATCATCTTTCCCATGCCGATCGCCCCCTTTCAGGTGCTGGTCACCATGGTCAACCCCAACGACGAGGCGGTCAACGCCGCCGCCGTCGACCTCTACCGGGCCCTTCAGGATTCGGGGATCGAGGTCCTTCTCGACGACCGCGACGAGCGCCCCGGCAGCAAGTTCAAGGATGCCGACCTCATCGGCATTCCGCTGCGGGTCACCGTCGGCGCCCGGGGTCTCAAGGAGGGGGCGCTGGAGCTCCAGGAACGCCGGGGCGGGGAGCGCACCATGCTTCCGCTGGCCGAGGCGGCCGGACTTCTGACCGAGCGGGTCCGCAAGGCCCTGCTCTGA
- the ispG gene encoding flavodoxin-dependent (E)-4-hydroxy-3-methylbut-2-enyl-diphosphate synthase: MPRLTRQIHVGSVAIGGGAPVSVQSMCSTDTRDVPSTLGQIRRLAEAGCEIVRCAVPDAEAASALASICAGSSLPVIADIHFDYQLALSSLSAGVAGLRLNPGNIGARWKVEEVVRACAERRVPIRIGVNGGSLEKELLEKYGHPTSEAMAESALGHIRILEDLGYAEIKVSLKASDIRRTVEAYRLLAAEVDYPLHIGITEAGTTWAGTVKSAVGIGTLLYGGLGDTLRVSLTGDPVEEVRVGWEILKSLGLRERGPVFISCPTCGRCQIDLIPIAEEVERRLHDLPKTITVAVMGCVVNGPGEAREADVGIAGGRGQGLLFRRGEVVRKVPQHELADALVAEAWKVAAEKP; this comes from the coding sequence ATGCCCCGCCTCACCCGCCAGATCCACGTCGGCTCCGTCGCCATCGGCGGCGGCGCCCCCGTCTCCGTCCAGTCGATGTGCAGCACCGACACCCGCGACGTTCCCTCGACCCTCGGCCAGATCCGCCGTCTTGCCGAGGCCGGGTGCGAGATCGTGCGCTGCGCCGTTCCCGATGCCGAGGCCGCCTCCGCCCTGGCGTCGATCTGTGCCGGAAGTTCCCTGCCGGTGATCGCCGACATTCATTTCGACTACCAGCTGGCCCTCTCCTCCCTTTCCGCCGGGGTCGCCGGGCTGCGTCTCAACCCCGGGAACATCGGGGCGCGCTGGAAGGTCGAGGAGGTGGTCCGGGCCTGCGCCGAGCGGCGCGTCCCGATCCGCATCGGCGTCAACGGCGGCTCCCTGGAAAAGGAGCTGCTGGAGAAGTACGGCCACCCCACGTCCGAGGCGATGGCCGAGAGCGCCCTCGGTCACATCCGCATCCTCGAGGACCTCGGCTACGCCGAGATCAAGGTGAGCCTCAAGGCCTCGGACATCCGCCGCACCGTCGAGGCCTACCGCCTCCTGGCCGCCGAGGTCGACTACCCGCTGCATATCGGGATCACCGAGGCGGGAACCACCTGGGCCGGCACCGTCAAGAGCGCCGTCGGCATCGGCACCCTCCTCTACGGCGGCCTCGGCGACACGCTGCGGGTCTCTCTCACCGGCGACCCCGTGGAGGAGGTGCGGGTCGGCTGGGAGATCCTCAAGAGCCTCGGCCTGCGGGAACGCGGGCCGGTATTCATCAGCTGCCCGACCTGCGGACGCTGCCAGATCGATCTGATTCCCATCGCCGAGGAGGTGGAAAGACGCCTCCACGACCTGCCGAAGACGATCACCGTGGCGGTCATGGGGTGCGTGGTCAACGGCCCCGGGGAAGCGCGGGAAGCCGATGTCGGCATCGCCGGCGGTCGCGGTCAGGGGCTCCTCTTCCGCCGCGGCGAGGTGGTCCGCAAGGTCCCGCAGCACGAGCTGGCAGACGCCCTGGTGGCCGAGGCCTGGAAAGTGGCCGCCGAGAAGCCCTGA
- the rlmD gene encoding 23S rRNA (uracil(1939)-C(5))-methyltransferase RlmD codes for MAKEPQTPRKPGKRRTAPRSLDIVIERLNDEGIGVARHEGKDLLVPGALKGEAVSVVIEHKGQHQLIGRLGKVLRKSPSRTVVNPCKHAGACQGCSLIAMNYQSQLYFKQDKIRYALDAYDPLKGIRLHPVWGAAHPFGYRTNAKLVMGKERGKVKIGLYRRGSHDVVDIEDCPLHHPLINRIAKVVKDEVERQEIYIYNSVTRRGLLRYLAIKVSPGLGKAMVTFVTAERNFRELTHMAKGLKSKVPEVVSVQQNINPSSGNVILGKETVRILGTPDLIDQVGDIQLRIAPSSFFQVNNDQAARIYQLVREWAALAPGDCAVDLYCGIGGIAMNLARDGARVIGIEVVEEAVRNARENARMNNIRTCTFVAGDAAELVHDLALEIPPGGVAVVNPPRSGCDREVLEALAGLEPRTLIYVSCNPLTLARDLDILSSLGYRTEEIQPVDMFPQTPHIEAVARLVPAQG; via the coding sequence ATGGCAAAAGAACCCCAGACTCCCCGAAAACCCGGCAAAAGGCGGACCGCCCCCCGCTCCCTGGATATCGTCATCGAACGCCTCAACGACGAAGGGATCGGTGTCGCCCGCCACGAAGGGAAGGACCTCCTGGTCCCCGGCGCCCTCAAGGGGGAAGCGGTCTCGGTCGTCATCGAGCATAAGGGGCAGCACCAGCTCATCGGCCGCCTCGGGAAGGTTCTGCGCAAGAGCCCCAGCCGCACCGTCGTGAACCCCTGCAAGCACGCCGGGGCCTGCCAGGGGTGCTCGCTCATCGCCATGAACTACCAGAGCCAGCTCTACTTCAAGCAGGACAAAATACGCTACGCCCTCGACGCCTACGACCCCCTCAAGGGGATCCGGCTCCACCCGGTCTGGGGAGCGGCCCATCCCTTCGGCTATCGCACCAACGCCAAGCTGGTCATGGGGAAGGAGCGGGGGAAGGTCAAGATCGGCCTCTACCGCCGTGGCTCCCACGACGTCGTCGACATCGAGGACTGCCCCCTGCACCACCCGCTGATCAACCGCATCGCCAAGGTCGTCAAGGACGAGGTTGAGCGCCAGGAAATCTACATCTACAACTCCGTCACCCGTCGCGGCCTCCTGCGTTACCTGGCCATCAAGGTCAGTCCGGGACTGGGCAAGGCGATGGTGACCTTCGTTACCGCCGAGCGCAACTTCCGCGAACTGACCCATATGGCCAAAGGACTCAAAAGCAAGGTCCCCGAAGTCGTCTCGGTGCAGCAGAACATCAACCCCTCCTCGGGCAACGTCATCCTCGGCAAGGAGACGGTGCGCATCCTCGGCACACCCGACCTCATCGACCAGGTCGGCGACATCCAGCTGCGCATCGCCCCGTCCTCCTTCTTCCAGGTCAACAACGACCAGGCCGCCCGCATCTATCAACTGGTGCGCGAGTGGGCCGCCCTTGCCCCCGGCGACTGCGCCGTCGATCTCTACTGCGGCATCGGCGGCATCGCCATGAACCTGGCCCGGGACGGCGCCCGGGTCATCGGTATCGAGGTCGTCGAGGAGGCGGTGCGCAACGCCCGGGAGAACGCCCGGATGAACAACATCCGTACCTGCACCTTTGTCGCCGGCGACGCCGCCGAACTCGTCCACGACCTCGCCCTGGAGATCCCCCCCGGTGGCGTCGCGGTGGTCAACCCCCCGCGTAGCGGCTGCGACCGCGAGGTCCTCGAGGCCCTGGCCGGACTCGAGCCGCGCACCCTGATCTACGTCTCCTGCAACCCCCTGACCCTGGCCCGGGACCTGGACATCCTTTCCTCCCTCGGCTACCGCACCGAGGAGATCCAGCCGGTGGACATGTTCCCCCAGACGCCCCACATCGAAGCCGTGGCCCGGCTGGTGCCGGCGCAGGGGTAG